AGTAGGAGATATAATTATGTTAAGAGAAACAGAAAGAGAAGCAAGACCATTAGACAGAAAAAGATAAAACATTAAAAAATTAATTTTAAGGTGAAGAACTATGCCAGAGTGGAAAGTTTGCAGTTTCTGTGGATATGAAATTGAGCCTGGAAAAGGAAAAATGGTTGTAGAAAAAGATGGAACAGTATTATATTTCTGCTCATCAAAGTGTGAGAAAAGTTATAGAATGGGAAGAAACCCAAGAAAATTAAAGTGGACTAAAGTATATCAAGATATGAAAGCTGAGTTAAAGAAAGCTCAAGCCGCAAAAGAGTAAAAAACTATAACAACCAAATTATAAAATTTTTTCCTATTTTACTTTAAAATTAATTTAAACTTAAGATATATTTTTGATATGATATTTTATTTATTTAGTGTTAATTTTTATCTAATTAATTTTATATTTTTGAATTGGAAAATATTTATTTTGGTGATAAGGTTGAAATTTATAGACTTATTTTGTGGATGTGGGGGATTTTCAAGAGGTTTTGTAGAGGAAGGTTTTGAACCATTGGTGGCTATTGAATTAGATGAAGATGCCGCTTTTTCCTATGCATTAAACTTTAATGGAGAGATATATGAAAAAGTGAGAGATGGAGAATATAGATTAAAGGAATTAAAAGGCTATGTAGGAAGTTACCCATTCAAATTTCCTTTTGAAGATGAAGATATAAAGTGGTTAAGAAGATTGGGAACATTAAATGAGAAAACTAAAAAATTAAAGCCAATAGTTATTAACGATGACATTAGGGAGATACATTCCTTAGATATAAAAAAATTCTGTAAAAATAAAAAAGTAGATGTTATTATTGGAGGACCTCCTTGTGAAGGATATACAGGGGCTAATCCTAAGAGAGAAAAAAATCCCTATGATAGATTGTATAAAGATGAAACTGGAAGGTTAGTTTTAGAATTTATAAGGATAGTAGGAGATTTACAACCAAAAATATTTGTTATGGAAAATGTTCCTGGAATTAAAGAAGTTAGAGGAGAAATAATAAAGGAGTTTAGAGAAGTTGGCTATGAGGATGTATATTTCAATATCTTAAGAGCAGAAGATTATGGAAATCCATCTGTAAGAAGAAGAGTTTTTGTATCAAATATAGAAATTAATCCTGAAAAGAAAGAACCAAAAACTGTTATTGAGGCAATAGGAGATTTAATGTATAAAGGTAGAGACATCCCAAATCATGAATTTGCCGCTTTACCAGCAAGGTTTAGGAAGAGAGTTCATAAATTAGGTTGGGGAGATGCTTTTATATATTTCAAAGGGGCAAATAGAAGATTAGGTAATTATATAAGATTACATCCTCTTAAATTGTCTGAAACTGTTATGGGTAAGAGATTCTTTATCCATCCTTATGAAGATAGATTATTAACACCAAGAGAACAAGCGAGATTAATGAGTTATCCTGATTATCATCTATTTGCAGGAGGTATAAGAAGTTGCTATAATCAGATTGGAGAAAGTGTTCCTGTAGCTTTAAGTAGAGCTATAGCACGAGAAATTAAAAATAATTTATAAAGTTACACCTCCGAGCGTAAGCGAGGAGGTGTTATGTTTTGGTGAAGCTTTTACTAAAAGGTTCGGAAGAGAGTGTTCCAGTATCTTTGAGTAGAGCTATAGCTAAGGTAGTTAAAGAAAACTTAAAATAAAATATTTTAGAATAAATAATCTGTCTTATAATAATAAAAAACTAAAAAAGAATAAAGGTGAAAAAATGTTTATCTGCTTACATAATACATACAGTGCTAAGCAAGTAGAGGAGTTTGGTAGAATTGCATATGGGTTTGACATAAACACAATAGTTGTAACGAAGGCAACGGCTTCAGCGGCACAAAGTGGAGTTCCTACATTGCACAAGATGGCATATAAATTAGGTAAAAATGTTTTATTCTTTGAGGAGTTGGATGACGCTATAGAAGTTTTAAGACCAGAAAAAGTATTTTTAATAGGAAATAAAAATATTTGTGAAGAAAAACTAAATTTTGACGAAGTTGGAAAAAATGATTTAATTGTTTTCTGTGGAGCATCAACAGGATTTACGCAGTTAGAGTTAGAAAAAGGATTAGGAAGATATATTGTAGAAAATGAAATTGGAGCATTGGGGAATTTATCAATCTTTTTATATGAAATGAGTAAAAGACTTTAAAAACTGAATATTCAATTAAATCAATAAATAGAGCTAAATAAAAAAGTTTTTAATTTACTCTTTTGGCTTCATATTTCTAATAATTTCTATAAATCTACTAATTACTTTATTTCTCAATCCCTCCACAAATTTTAAACTACCTGCACACTCATGACCTCCTCCATCTAAAGATGCTTCAGGAATCTCTTCCATTAACTGCTCAACTATTAAGTTTAAATTAAAGTTGTATTTTTCATGAACTGCGTCTGTTGCTCTAACAACTCCAAAGTCAGGACCATAGGATAATGTTATAATTGGCTTGTCTTCACCATACTTTTGAACTATGTAGTCATGAGCAAATCCTGTTGTTTTTCCTGGTGGTGGGAAAGTAAATTTGTGGGCATATTTCTCAACATCTAAGGTATTTAATATAATTCCATTCTCTAAGAACTCTGTTTTTAATGCAGGTATTACTGCCTTCATCTGTCTTTCAACCATCTTTATTGCTTGTTCATATAATATTTCAATTAAATCCTCGTGTCTCTTAAATTCTTTTATGTTTGTTGCCAATATATCATCAACAATTCCCTTTCCATCCATAAATCTTAAATAAAATGCTTCAAAATCCATACATAAGGATATTTTTTCTAAATATTCTCTATCATATTCTCTTCCTTTGCCATACTTTTTACTTAGTTCAGTCAATCTCTCAATTGCTATTTTTACATACTCCTCTACTTCATTTCCTTTGGCGTGATCTCCAACAACTGCTATTCCAGGAATATGTTTTATTTCATCTTCAACATCTGGATTAATCATCCTTGCTATCTCAGTTCCTAAAACTCCTGCTGTTAAATTGCTATCTCCACCAACTAAGTAAGGATTTACATGAGCATCGACATAGTCATCAACTTCTACTCTACCATCAACAACCTCTCCAGGGTAGTGGTGATCAATAACTATAACTTCAATACCGTAAGCCTTTGCCTTTGATATAGCAGGAATATCCTCATCAGTACTTCCATTATCAATTAACACAATCAAAGGTAATTTTTGCCCAAATTTTAATGAATCTTCTATGGAAAATACTAAATCTTTTGTTACATCCTCTAACTCATAGAATGGAGCTTTTGAAGGTCTTCTTTTGAAGAAGTGCCATATTGCATCGACATCTATGGCGAATTGGTCAATTATTGGCAGTATTGCCTTCTCTAAGGCTATTCCTCCACAGTAACCATCTGTATCAGCGTGATGTCTAATAATTATTGGTCTTCCATCTAAAACTGCTTTTCTAATTCTTTTAGCAACATCAGCCATTTTTGGTCTTAATTTTTCTAAAACCTCACTTTTAACTAAGAATTTTATATCTCTTGCTGGCTCTGCTCTTTTATCTATTTCTGCCTCTATTTTTTTCTTAATTTCTTCTGCCTCTTTACCTTCTAATTTTACAAGTTTTATTCTTTCAATTTGTAATCTACCTTCCCTTATTGTAACCCTACCTATAACATCAACTATATCCCCAACTTTAACTTCTGGATGAGCCCTTAAACCAGCAATCTCTAATGCCGCCACCCACGTAAAGTCAGTTCCATCAGTTATAGTAAATACAGTAGGTCCAGGAGTTTGAACTATTTGGACTACTTCTCCTCTTATATGAACTATTTGATCTCTCATTTCAACTAAATTTTTGGTTATATCTTTTATTTGAGAAATAGGAATCTCTTTTTCATATTTAACTAAATCATAAGTTGTTAGTGGGATATATTTAAAGTCAATTTCTCTCTTTTCTGGTCTAACATCTATTGCTTGGACAATAATCTCATCGCCAACATTTAAATCCTCTAATTTTAAACTTATCATGTCTCTTGGTCTTAAAAGTCCTCTAACTTGATCGTTTAAGTTAATAAATGCTCCATACTTTTCAATTCTTGTTACAACACCTTTGTAAAACTTACCCGGCTCTACATCGTAAAATGTAGCTAACTCATCAAACACATAAACATTTCTTAATCCTTTCTTTCTTTCTTCCTCCTCTTTTAAACATTTATCACATAAAGTTCTATCTTTAAAGTCAGGATACTTTCCAATTATTGCTCCACATCTGTCACATTTAACTACCTTCCCACTACCTCCACAAAAATCACATTTTGCATAAATTGGAACTTTTCCTGTTCCTTTACACTTTGGACACTCTATTTCTCCATAATCTAAGTCATATTTTGCTCTCTTAGAAACTCTTTTTATATGTCTTTTTGGAGAAAATTCATCTATGTATCCAGTTCCCTCACATACAGGACATATTCTATATTTAACTATTTTTTTACCAGTTCCATCACAAATAGGGCATTTAACTATCATATTATCCCTCTCAATTTAATAAACTTTAAAAAGTTTGTTATTAATATTAATTTTAATAGTAGTTTAAGATAACTTTAATTAATAATAAGATAGAATAGTAAGTATTACTATCGCTAATAACTTGGAAGTTATTAATATAATTATCGAAGTATAAAATTACAGAAAATGTAGGGTGATAACATTTCAAAAATTAGTTTAAAAATTAGAGTATCTTTGCTTATATCGTTTCTTTTATTATCAATATTTTTTTTATCAATACTAAGTATAACTACTGGAACTATTAAAATAGAGCCAAAAAAATTCTACAATTATTTAGTAGAGGGAACTACTGGAAATCCTATTTATGATAAAATTATAAAATGTAGAATACCAAGAGCTCTTGGAGCTATATTTGCAGGAATGGGATTGGCTATTGCAGGCTTGTTAATGCAAAGTTTATTTAGAAATCCACTTGCTGATCCCTATTTAATAGGAGTATCAGGTGGAGCTTCATTAGGAGTTGCTCTCTATATATTTACCTCATTGTTATTTAAACTTGGAATACCACAATCTATTTGGGGATTTATAATATCTGCATATTTAGGCTCACTAGTGTCTATGTTTATTGTTTTAGCCCTTGCAAAGAAGGTTAAACAAATTACTACGCTTTTAATTGTAGGTCTTATGATTGACTATATATCATCTGGGTTAATTACAATTGTCATTGCATTTAGTAATTTTCTTGGAGTTAATAATGAAGTTTTAGCAAGTTTTCTAATGTGGAGATATGGTTCTTTAAATTCATTAATTTTGAAGGAAGCAATAATTATGAGTATTTTTGTAGTTATATGTTGCTCTATAACCTATCTTATGTCAAAATACCTTGATTCTTACTTACTTGGAGAAATGTATGCAAAAAGTGTAGGAGTTGATATAAAAAAATTGAGAATTTTTATTATTCTAATATCTTGTATGATTACAGCAACTGTTGTAGCATGTGTAGGACCAATAGGATTTATTGGATTTATGTGTCCAATAGTTGCAAGATTGTTGTGTGGAACTTCAAAACATATCTATGTAATTCCAAATGCTATGTTAATTGGAGCAGTTTTTTTAATTATATCAGACATTCTCGTTAGGCCAGGAGTAGTAATACCAACAACGAGTAAAGAACTTCCTTTAATGTGTCCTTTATCACTAATTGGAGCCCCAATTGCCATAATAATTTACTTAAAAATAAAAAAGATGGGGATATAAATGAGGAAGATC
This genomic window from Methanocaldococcus sp. contains:
- a CDS encoding DNA cytosine methyltransferase, encoding MKFIDLFCGCGGFSRGFVEEGFEPLVAIELDEDAAFSYALNFNGEIYEKVRDGEYRLKELKGYVGSYPFKFPFEDEDIKWLRRLGTLNEKTKKLKPIVINDDIREIHSLDIKKFCKNKKVDVIIGGPPCEGYTGANPKREKNPYDRLYKDETGRLVLEFIRIVGDLQPKIFVMENVPGIKEVRGEIIKEFREVGYEDVYFNILRAEDYGNPSVRRRVFVSNIEINPEKKEPKTVIEAIGDLMYKGRDIPNHEFAALPARFRKRVHKLGWGDAFIYFKGANRRLGNYIRLHPLKLSETVMGKRFFIHPYEDRLLTPREQARLMSYPDYHLFAGGIRSCYNQIGESVPVALSRAIAREIKNNL
- a CDS encoding DHH family phosphoesterase, whose translation is MIVKCPICDGTGKKIVKYRICPVCEGTGYIDEFSPKRHIKRVSKRAKYDLDYGEIECPKCKGTGKVPIYAKCDFCGGSGKVVKCDRCGAIIGKYPDFKDRTLCDKCLKEEEERKKGLRNVYVFDELATFYDVEPGKFYKGVVTRIEKYGAFINLNDQVRGLLRPRDMISLKLEDLNVGDEIIVQAIDVRPEKREIDFKYIPLTTYDLVKYEKEIPISQIKDITKNLVEMRDQIVHIRGEVVQIVQTPGPTVFTITDGTDFTWVAALEIAGLRAHPEVKVGDIVDVIGRVTIREGRLQIERIKLVKLEGKEAEEIKKKIEAEIDKRAEPARDIKFLVKSEVLEKLRPKMADVAKRIRKAVLDGRPIIIRHHADTDGYCGGIALEKAILPIIDQFAIDVDAIWHFFKRRPSKAPFYELEDVTKDLVFSIEDSLKFGQKLPLIVLIDNGSTDEDIPAISKAKAYGIEVIVIDHHYPGEVVDGRVEVDDYVDAHVNPYLVGGDSNLTAGVLGTEIARMINPDVEDEIKHIPGIAVVGDHAKGNEVEEYVKIAIERLTELSKKYGKGREYDREYLEKISLCMDFEAFYLRFMDGKGIVDDILATNIKEFKRHEDLIEILYEQAIKMVERQMKAVIPALKTEFLENGIILNTLDVEKYAHKFTFPPPGKTTGFAHDYIVQKYGEDKPIITLSYGPDFGVVRATDAVHEKYNFNLNLIVEQLMEEIPEASLDGGGHECAGSLKFVEGLRNKVISRFIEIIRNMKPKE
- a CDS encoding 50S ribosomal protein L24e; its protein translation is MPEWKVCSFCGYEIEPGKGKMVVEKDGTVLYFCSSKCEKSYRMGRNPRKLKWTKVYQDMKAELKKAQAAKE
- a CDS encoding iron ABC transporter permease, which codes for MLISFLLLSIFFLSILSITTGTIKIEPKKFYNYLVEGTTGNPIYDKIIKCRIPRALGAIFAGMGLAIAGLLMQSLFRNPLADPYLIGVSGGASLGVALYIFTSLLFKLGIPQSIWGFIISAYLGSLVSMFIVLALAKKVKQITTLLIVGLMIDYISSGLITIVIAFSNFLGVNNEVLASFLMWRYGSLNSLILKEAIIMSIFVVICCSITYLMSKYLDSYLLGEMYAKSVGVDIKKLRIFIILISCMITATVVACVGPIGFIGFMCPIVARLLCGTSKHIYVIPNAMLIGAVFLIISDILVRPGVVIPTTSKELPLMCPLSLIGAPIAIIIYLKIKKMGI
- a CDS encoding RecB-family nuclease yields the protein MFICLHNTYSAKQVEEFGRIAYGFDINTIVVTKATASAAQSGVPTLHKMAYKLGKNVLFFEELDDAIEVLRPEKVFLIGNKNICEEKLNFDEVGKNDLIVFCGASTGFTQLELEKGLGRYIVENEIGALGNLSIFLYEMSKRL